From one Triticum urartu cultivar G1812 chromosome 3, Tu2.1, whole genome shotgun sequence genomic stretch:
- the LOC125543042 gene encoding ABC transporter G family member 31, producing the protein MWAAEAPFSRSGSWREAEDEQEALRWAALQRLPTVARARRGLLRSPAVAPGASGPGGPVEGDDALCEVDVTGLSSGDRTALVDRLLADSGDAEQFFRRIRARFDAVHIEFPKIEVRYEDLTVDAYVHVGSRALPTIPNFICNMTEAFLRHLRIYRGGRMKLPILDNINGIIRPSRMTLLLGPPSSGKTTLLLALAGRLGPGLKMSGSITYNGHHLNEFVPQRTSAYVSQQDWHASEMTVRETLEFAGRCQGVGIKYDMLVELLRREKNAGIKPDEDLDVFMKALALEGRQTSLVAEYVMKILGLDICADTIVGDEMVKGISGGQKKRLTTGELLVGSARVLFMDEISTGLDSATTYQIIKYLRDSTHALDGTTIISLLQPAPETYELFDDVILISEGQIVYQGPREYAADFFAAMGFRCPERKNVADFLQEVLSKKDQQQYWCQYDYPYQFVSVTKFAEAFKTFVIGKRLHDDLDRPYNRKHNHPAALSTSNYGVKRLEILKSNFQWQRLLMKRNSFIYVFKFIQLLLVALITMTVFFRTTMHHDSVDDGIIYLGALYFAIVMILFNGFTEVSMLVAKLPVLYKHRDLHFYPPWAYTLPSWLLSIPTSLIESGMWTLVTYYVVGYDPQFTRFLGQFLLLFFLHQTSLALFRVMASLGRNMIVANTFGSFALLVVMILGGFIITKESIPVWWIWGYWISPMMYAQNAISVNEFHGHSWSKPFADQNITLGEAVLTGYGLFKEKYWFWIGVGALLGYTIVLNALFTLFLTILNPIGNMQAVVSKDAIRNKESRRSDRVALELRSYLHSNSLNGLKLKEQKGMVLPFQPLSMCFKNINYYVDVPEELKKQGIAEDRLQLLVDVTGAFRPGVLTALVGVSGAGKTTLMDVLAGRKTGGLIEGSISISGYPKNQETFTRISGYCEQNDVHSPCLTVIESLLYSACLRLPSHVNDDTQRAFVEEVMELVELNPLSGALVGLPGVNGLSTEQRKRLTIAVELVANPSIVFMDEPTSGLDARSAAIVMRTVRNIVNTGRTIVCTIHQPSIDIFESFDELLFMKRGGQLIYAGPLGSKSRNLVEFFQAVPGVPKIRDGYNPAAWMLDVTSTQMEQILGVDFAEYYRQSKLFLQTKEIVEALSKPNSEVKELTFSTKYAQPFCAQFIACLWKQNLSYWRNPQYTAVRFFYTVIISLMFGTICWKFGSRRETQHDIFNAMGAMYAAVLFIGITNATSVQPVISIERFVSYRERAAGMYSALPFAFSLVTVEFPYILVQSLVYGTIFYSLGSFEWTAVKFLWFLFFMYFTLLYFTFYGMMTTAITPNHMVAPIIAAPFYTLWNLFCGFMIPRKLIPVWWRWYYWANPVSWTLYGLLTSQFGDLDQPLLLADGIRTTTVVAFLEEHFGFRHDFLGVVATMVIGFCVLFAVVFALAIRNLNFQRR; encoded by the exons ATGTGGGCGGCGGAGGCGCCCTTCTCGCGGTCGGGGTCGTGGCGGGAGGCGGAGGACGAGCAGGAGGCGCTGCGCTGGGCCGCGCTGCAGCGCCTCCCCACCGTCGCGCGCGCCAGGAGGGGCCTGCTCAGGTCGCCCGCCGTCGCGCCCGGCGCCTCCGGCCCGGGCGGCCCGGTCGAGGGCGACGACGCGCTCTGCGAGGTCGACGTCACCGGCCTCTCCTCCGGCGACCGCACCGCGCTCGTTGACCGCCTGCTCGCCGACTCCGGCGACGCCGAGCAGTTCTTCCGCCGCATACGCGCCCGCTTCGACGC GGTGCACATAGAGTTCCCCAAGATCGAAGTGAGGTACGAGGACCTGACGGTGGACGCGTACGTGCATGTCGGCAGCAGGGCGCTGCCCACCATCCCCAACTTCATATGCAACATGACAGAG GCATTTCTGAGGCACCTGAGGATCTACAGAGGGGGACGAATGAAGTTACCTATATTGGACAACATTAATGGGATCATTCGCCCATCAAG AATGACACTGCTTTTGGGCCCTCCAAGTTCCGGGAAGACCACCTTGCTTTTAGCACTTGCCGGTCGACTTGGTCCTGGACTAAAG ATGTCTGGGAGCATTACTTACAATGGCCACCATCTAAACGAATTTGTGCCTCAAAGAACATCTGCTTATGTAAGTCAGCAAGACTGGCATGCTTCAGAGATGACCGTCAGAGAAACCCTGGAGTTTGCTGGGCGCTGTCAGGGTGTTGGTATAAAGTATG ATATGCTCGTTGAACTTTTGAGGAGAGAAAAGAATGCTGGGATCAAGCCTGATGAGGACCTTGATGTATTCATGAAG GCATTGGCTCTTGAAGGTAGACAGACGAGTCTCGTGGCTGAGTACGTAATGAAG ATTTTAGGGCTGGACATCTGTGCTGACACTATTGTCGGAGATGAAATGGTCAAAGGAATCTCCGGTGGGCAAAAGAAGCGTCTAACAACAG GTGAATTGTTAGTTGGGTCTGCTCGTGTTCTGTTCATGGATGAGATTTCAACTGGCCTTGATAGTGCaaccacatatcagattatcaagtACTTGAGGGATTCCACACATGCTCTGGATGGCACTACAATCATATCCCTGCTGCAGCCTGCTCCAGAAACTTATGAGCTATTCGATGATGTCATCCTTATATCTGAAGGTCAAATTGTATACCAGGGACCACGTGAATATGCTGCTGATTTTTTTGCTGCAATGGGATTCAGGTGCCCTGAAAGGAAAAATGTGGCAGATTTTTTGCAAGAA GTTTTGTCCAAGAAAGATCAACAGCAGTACTGGTGTCAATATGATTATCCATACCAGTTTGTGTCCGTAACAAAATTTGCTGAAGCCTTCAAAACATTTGTTATTGGTAAGAGGCTGCATGATGATTTAGATAGGCCATACAATAGAAAACATAATCATCCGGCTGCTCTTTCAACTTCAAATTACGGTGTCAAGAGGCTTGAGATTCTAAAGTCCAACTTCCAGTGGCAGCGTCTGCTGATGAAAAGGAACTCATTCATCTACGTCTTCAAATTCATTCAG CTTCTACTTGTGGCCCTCATCACAATGACTGTATTTTTTCGAACAACAATGCACCATGATTCAGTTGATGATGGTATCATTTATCTTGGAGCCCTCTATTTTGCAATAGTGATGATTCTATTCAACGGCTTTACTGAAGTCTCAATGTTGGTGGCGAAGCTTCCAGTTCTTTACAAGCACAGAGATTTGCATTTCTATCCACCGTGGGCTTATACGCTTCCTTCATGGCTCCTGAGCATTCCAACCTCACTTATTGAATCAGGAATGTGGACACTTGTAACATATTATGTGGTTGGTTATGATCCCCAATTCACAAG ATTTCTGGGACAATTTCTGTTGCTTTTCTTTCTGCACCAGACATCTTTGGCTCTTTTCCGGGTCATGGCATCTTTGGGCCGAAATATGATAGTTGCTAATACCTTTGGATCGTTTGCTTTGTTGGTTGTTATGATTCTTGGAGGATTCATCATAACCAAAG AAAGCATACCAGTCTGGTGGATTTGGGGTTACTGGATATCTCCTATGATGTATGCACAAAATGCTATATCGGTAAATGAATTCCATGGGCATTCTTGGAGCAAG CCATTTGCAGATCAGAATATCACATTAGGTGAAGCTGTACTCACTGGATATGGATTATTCAAGGAAAAATATTGGTTTTGGATTGGAGTAGGAGCATTGTTAGGGTACACGATTGTTTTGAATGCCTTATTTACATTGTTCTTGACAATTCTCAACC CAATTGGGAATATGCAAGCTGTTGTGTCCAAGGATGCAATTCGAAACAAGGAATCTAGGAGGAGTGACAGAGTAGCCCTAGAGCTGAGATCTTACCTGCATTCAAATTCACTGAATG GGCTTAAGCTCAAGGAACAGAAGGGCATGGTGTTACCCTTTCAACCCCTTTCTATGTGTTTTAAGAATATAAACTACTACGTTGATGTACCAGAG GAATTGAAAAAGCAAGGGATAGCAGAAGACCGCCTTCAGTTGCTTGTTGATGTCACTGGCGCATTTAGGCCAGGGGTACTAACAGCCCTTGTTGGAGTCAGTGGTGCTGGTAAAACCACCCTCATGGATGTTTTAGCCGGCCGGAAGACTGGAGGACTCATAGAAGGAAGCATTTCTATATCTGGATATCCTAAGAACCAAGAGACTTTCACAAGGATATCCGGTTATTGTGAACAAAATGATGTCCATTCACCTTGCTTGACTGTGATTGAGTCTTTGTTATACTCGGCATGCCTCCGGTTGCCTTCTCATGTCAATGATGACACTCAAAGG GCCTTTGTGGAAGAGGTAATGGAACTTGTTGAGCTGAATCCGTTAAGTGGTGCTCTTGTTGGCCTGCCAGGAGTTAATGGTCTGTCTACGGAACAACGCAAAAGGTTGACGATAGCTGTGGAGCTTGTGGCAAATCCTTCCATTGTATTCATGGATGAACCTACGTCAGGGTTGGATGCTAGGTCTGCAGCCATTGTGATGAGAACTGTACGAAATATTGTTAATACAGGGCGGACAATCGTGTGCACCATCCATCAGCCAAGCATCGACATATTTGAATCCTTTGATGAG CTTTTGTTTATGAAGCGTGGAGGGCAACTCATATATGCTGGTCCCTTGGGTTCCAAATCGCGGAATCTGGTTGAGTTTTTCCAG GCAGTTCCAGGGGTGCCTAAAATCAGGGATGGCTATAATCCTGCTGCATGGATGTTGGATGTCACGAGTACACAAATGGAGCAGATTCTTGGAGTGGATTTTGCTGAATACTATCGACAGTCGAAATTATTTCT GCAGACCAAAGAAATCGTCGAGGCCTTGAGCAAACCGAACAGTGAAGTGAAAGAGCTTACTTTCTCTACCAAGTATGCTCAACCATTCTGTGCTCAGTTTATTGCTTGCTTATGGAAGCAAAACCTATCATACTGGAGGAATCCTCAATACACCGCAGTTCGGTTTTTCTACACTGTCATCATCTCCTTGATGTTTGGGACGATTTGTTGGAAATTTGGATCTAGAAG GGAGACCCAACATGATATATTCAATGCCATGGGTGCCATGTATGCAGCAGTGCTTTTCATAGGAATCACTAATGCCACATCTGTTCAGCCTGTGATTTCCATCGAAAGATTCGTATCATATAGAGAGCGAGCTGCTGGGATGTATTCGGCATTACCTTTCGCATTCTCTCTG GTTACTGTGGAGTTCCCTTACATTCTTGTACAGTCACTTGTTTATGGTACAATTTTCTACAGCCTGGGTTCGTTTGAGTGGACAGCAGTGAAGTtcttgtggttcctgttcttcaTGTACTTCACTCTGTTGTACTTCACCTTTTATGGCATGATGACAACGGCGATCACACCAAACCATATGGTCGCGCCTATCATTGCCGCCCCATTCTACACGCTATGGAATCTCTTCTGCGGGTTCATGATCCCAAGAAAG CTGATCCCAGTGTGGTGGAGGTGGTACTACTGGGCCAACCCGGTGTCCTGGACGCTGTACGGGCTCCTGACCTCCCAGTTCGGCGACCTGGACCAGCCCCTGCTGCTGGCCGACGGCATCAGAACCACCACCGTCGTGGCGTTCCTGGAGGAGCACTTTGGGTTCCGGCACGACTTCCTCGGCGTAGTCGCCACGATGGTGATCGGCTTCTGcgtcctcttcgccgtcgtcttCGCCCTCGCCATCAGGAACCTCAACTTCCAGCGCAGATGA